A stretch of Vespa velutina chromosome 8, iVesVel2.1, whole genome shotgun sequence DNA encodes these proteins:
- the LOC124951050 gene encoding DNA-binding protein RFXANK-like isoform X1, with the protein MENRIHEELIIKEEENGEEECESSTSKKEGTPRDNTETAIGIRPRPLIYKPDNANIGCRSEPIERKWHWAPGAWQDATRTSAFQPYKPPTLLTNLQRGNTRTKIPQLYGRTDITFHTLAGQGELTPESIQPGSVDLPDEKGLTGLMWAAGYGQLGSARQLLKAGANKNYRGHNGETPLHLAAAYGHHDLVKLLLNHGADSNASDEEGNTPLIYGAHGDHPHVCFELLSRGADITHRNVHNISAYQAAIINNSLTAKAVIENYLLQQVVNVPSDILQ; encoded by the exons ATGGAAAATCGAATTCATGaggaattaattataaaagaggaagaaaacggGGAAGAAGAATGTGAATCTTCAACAAGcaaaaaagaag GAACGCCACGAGATAACACTGAAACGGCAATTGGTATACGACCAAGGCCTTTGATCTATAAACCAGATAATGCAAATATAGGGTGTAGATCAGAACCTATAGAAAGGAAATGGCATTGGGCACCAGGAGCATGGCAAGATGCAACCAGAACCAGTGCCTTTCAACCTTATAAG CCACCAACTTTATTAACTAATTTGCAAAGAGGTAATACCCGAACAAAAATACCTCAACTTTATGGAAGAACAGACATTACATTTCATACATTAGCTGGCCAAGGAGAACTTACTCCTGAAAGCATTCAACCAG GATCTGTAGATCTTCCAGATGAAAAAGGTTTAACAGGTCTTATGTGGGCTGCAGGATATGGACAATTAGGTAGCGCAAGACAATTGTTAAAGGCTGgcgcaaataaaaattatcgtgGTCACAATGGTGAGACACCTTTACATTTAGCTGCTGCTTATGGACATCATGATCTTGTAAAATTACTTTTGAATCATGGCGCCGATTCAAATGCAAGTGACGAG gAAGGAAACACACCTCTTATTTATGGTGCTCATGGTGATCATCCGCATGTTTGTTTTGAACTTTTGTCTAGAGGGGCAGATATTACACATCGTAATGTGCACAATATAAGTGCATATCAAGctgcaataataaataattcattaactg ctAAAGCAGTTATCGAAAATTATCTGTTGCAGCAAGTAGTAAATGTACCATCGGATATATTGCAATAa
- the LOC124951050 gene encoding ankyrin repeat family A protein 2-like isoform X2, which yields MENRIHEELIIKEEENGEEECESSTSKKEGTPRDNTETAIGIRPRPLIYKPDNANIGCRSEPIERKWHWAPGAWQDATRTSAFQPYKPPTLLTNLQRGNTRTKIPQLYGRTDITFHTLAGQGELTPESIQPGSVDLPDEKGLTGLMWAAGYGQLGSARQLLKAGANKNYRGHNGETPLHLAAAYGHHDLVKLLLNHGADSNEGNTPLIYGAHGDHPHVCFELLSRGADITHRNVHNISAYQAAIINNSLTAKAVIENYLLQQVVNVPSDILQ from the exons ATGGAAAATCGAATTCATGaggaattaattataaaagaggaagaaaacggGGAAGAAGAATGTGAATCTTCAACAAGcaaaaaagaag GAACGCCACGAGATAACACTGAAACGGCAATTGGTATACGACCAAGGCCTTTGATCTATAAACCAGATAATGCAAATATAGGGTGTAGATCAGAACCTATAGAAAGGAAATGGCATTGGGCACCAGGAGCATGGCAAGATGCAACCAGAACCAGTGCCTTTCAACCTTATAAG CCACCAACTTTATTAACTAATTTGCAAAGAGGTAATACCCGAACAAAAATACCTCAACTTTATGGAAGAACAGACATTACATTTCATACATTAGCTGGCCAAGGAGAACTTACTCCTGAAAGCATTCAACCAG GATCTGTAGATCTTCCAGATGAAAAAGGTTTAACAGGTCTTATGTGGGCTGCAGGATATGGACAATTAGGTAGCGCAAGACAATTGTTAAAGGCTGgcgcaaataaaaattatcgtgGTCACAATGGTGAGACACCTTTACATTTAGCTGCTGCTTATGGACATCATGATCTTGTAAAATTACTTTTGAATCATGGCGCCGATTCAAAT gAAGGAAACACACCTCTTATTTATGGTGCTCATGGTGATCATCCGCATGTTTGTTTTGAACTTTTGTCTAGAGGGGCAGATATTACACATCGTAATGTGCACAATATAAGTGCATATCAAGctgcaataataaataattcattaactg ctAAAGCAGTTATCGAAAATTATCTGTTGCAGCAAGTAGTAAATGTACCATCGGATATATTGCAATAa
- the LOC124951051 gene encoding uncharacterized protein LOC124951051 — MSCRESVANVGQSMTTENLIEEDDNDFIDKNEDKNNLNEENDQISELQNGTLHAASVISQEKVIIKRKHSPMMATETLKNNLTNKVKKNSSSFQNAVLQLHEITQMTTEINNEYECFAKYITSQLKQLPLRSFVVLQEKIQSLITKINAG, encoded by the exons ATGTCTTGTCGAGAATCAGTCGCCAATGtg GGTCAATCAATGACAACAGAGAATTTAATAGAAGAGGATGACAATGACTTTATCGACAAGAATGAAGACAAAAACAATCtcaacgaagaaaatgatCAAATTTCTGAATTACAGAATGGTACTTTGCATGCTGCTTCTGTAATATCACAAGAGAAAGTAATTATCAAGAGGAAGCATTCGCCTATGATGGCTACGGAAACTTTGAAGAATAATTTGAcgaataaagttaaaaaaaattcttcgagTTTTCAAAATGCCGTTTTACAACTTCATGAAATTACTCAAATGACAACGGAAATCAACAACGAATATGAATGCTTTGCGAAATACATTACGTCTCAACTTAAACAGCTACCATTGAGAAGTTTTGTTGtattacaagaaaaaatacaaagtcTTATTACTAAG attaatgCCGGATAA